Proteins from one Homalodisca vitripennis isolate AUS2020 chromosome 3, UT_GWSS_2.1, whole genome shotgun sequence genomic window:
- the LOC124356711 gene encoding uncharacterized protein LOC124356711: MTLNINKSSCITFHRTKSPIYFNYTLDGALLSRSNIVRDLGIVLSEDLTPHEHINNICARAAKALGFITRSSRDFHDPTVLGTLYCTLVRPLLEYSCVMWSPHQVTLVRQIQSIQDKFIRLFGCRLGFAYRDVPLRLIEEKLGLCSLETRRSIQGVMFLHKLITGGIVCPEILRGVFLSLSNGYEILRTIRQTSRWFEL, translated from the coding sequence ATGacgcttaatataaataaaagctctTGTATCACATTTCATCGAACCAAGTCTcccatatatttcaattatacgcTTGACGGTGCCCTATTATCAAGAAGCAACATTGTCCGAGATCTTGGCATAGTTCTGAGTGAAGACTTAACCCCCCACGAACATATTAACAACATTTGTGCCAGAGCTGCTAAGGCACTTGGTTTCATAACTCGCTCTTCCAGAGACTTTCATGATCCTACTGTACTCGGGACGCTATACTGCACACTAGTTCGACCTCTACTTGAGTATAGTTGTGTCATGTGGTCTCCTCATCAAGTAACTTTGGTGCGCCAGATTCAATCTATACAAGACAAATTCATCCGTCTATTTGGTTGTAGGCTGGGATTCGCCTACAGAGACGTACCGCTGCGGCTTATCGAGGAAAAATTGGGACTTTGTTCCCTGGAAACCAGAAGGAGTATCCAAGGGGTTATGTTTCTGCACAAACTTATCACTGGCGGCATTGTTTGTCCAGAGATCTTGAGAGGAGTTTTTCTTTCGCTGTCCAATGGGTACGAGATCCTCAGAACTATTCGGCAGACGTCACGTTGGTTCGAACTATGA